Proteins encoded by one window of Lactobacillus paragasseri:
- a CDS encoding C40 family peptidase, whose translation MTIKSKVIKLTTAASFAVAGIATLSAAKLNSLSFNNTAQASTIQAPAKQIGVVKVNSKTGESVAVWNSYEDGKQQTGKYLPHESSWKTYKKVKTVKGETWYNLGGDQWISGDDVQEEAPIALTADLSAVKAAVSQVPAANVASNATADAQTAVASVNNAQQTATTNNASVATAPVQTNTAATAQQTSAAAQAPVAQTTAQQSTYTASTNNTYVAPAKTNYYAQANTTVKTQQAATYSAPAQNTTATKPAQHQTQQASSQAAQPAKQQASTQSSSTAQTVVNAAKSQIGKPYVWGATGPNAYDCSGLVQYAYSQAGKNIGRTTYQQAGAGQHVSVSQAQAGDILMWGDYHDAIYVGNNQYVHAPQPGQNVTQATISSYFMPDYAIRVR comes from the coding sequence TTGACTATCAAATCTAAAGTAATCAAACTTACCACTGCTGCTTCATTCGCTGTTGCAGGTATCGCAACTTTAAGTGCAGCTAAATTAAACTCATTATCATTTAACAATACTGCACAAGCTTCAACTATCCAAGCTCCTGCAAAGCAAATTGGTGTTGTAAAAGTAAATTCTAAGACTGGTGAAAGTGTTGCAGTTTGGAACAGCTACGAAGATGGCAAGCAACAAACTGGTAAATACTTACCACATGAATCAAGCTGGAAGACATACAAGAAGGTTAAGACTGTTAAGGGTGAAACTTGGTACAACTTAGGTGGAGACCAATGGATCTCAGGTGATGATGTACAAGAAGAAGCTCCAATCGCACTTACTGCTGATTTATCTGCAGTTAAGGCAGCTGTAAGCCAAGTTCCTGCAGCTAACGTTGCAAGCAACGCTACTGCCGATGCACAAACTGCTGTAGCTAGCGTTAACAACGCACAACAAACAGCAACTACTAACAATGCATCAGTTGCAACGGCACCTGTACAAACTAATACTGCAGCTACTGCACAACAAACCTCAGCAGCTGCACAAGCTCCAGTAGCACAAACTACTGCACAACAAAGTACATACACTGCTTCAACTAACAACACTTATGTTGCTCCAGCAAAGACTAACTACTACGCACAAGCTAACACTACAGTTAAGACTCAACAAGCAGCAACTTACAGTGCACCTGCACAAAACACTACTGCTACTAAGCCTGCACAACACCAAACTCAACAAGCTTCAAGCCAAGCTGCTCAACCAGCTAAGCAACAAGCTTCTACTCAATCAAGCAGCACTGCTCAAACTGTAGTTAATGCAGCAAAATCACAAATCGGTAAGCCTTACGTATGGGGTGCAACTGGTCCTAACGCATACGACTGCTCAGGTTTAGTACAATACGCATACAGCCAAGCAGGTAAGAACATTGGACGTACTACTTACCAACAAGCTGGTGCTGGTCAACACGTTTCTGTAAGCCAAGCACAAGCTGGTGACATCTTAATGTGGGGTGACTACCACGATGCTATCTACGTAGGTAACAACCAATACGTACACGCACCACAACCAGGTCAAAACGTAACTCAAGCTACTATCTCAAGTTATTTCATGCCAGATTACGCAATCCGTGTAAGATAA
- a CDS encoding L,D-transpeptidase family protein: MSEFRGSLHNYRKWLIGILICLVIVLIAWLVVGYIQSKRNAEAEKFNASHFNSNVVIYNVPVGKLTVKKATAKINEKAKNSAVLKGDEVILKKNSDKVITNKKVQSYFEEQHTRYPSRKKWNFQNTELLKAKEKLNQIKDRQVKYTVNGKSFVFKRSEIFPTVTYENDKYVFSDTKILANKISSINKEVSTLHKSYDFQLPNGQVTKVKNESYGWAINEKKLVAAVENALVNNTQELNGKNYIYGEGFSTYGTGYGLSNNGIGNSYIVVSLTDQKLWIYKNGKCVVTLNTIVTGTVETKIAHKNLETPTGVWYIQYKESPSVLKGTNDDGSKYSVDVKYWMPFTLTGCGFHDNSWRKNWSKTAYLNDGSYGCVNLKPNDAPKVWNNIEKNEAVIIYK; the protein is encoded by the coding sequence GTGTCCGAATTTCGGGGGTCACTACATAACTATCGTAAGTGGCTAATAGGTATTTTAATTTGCTTAGTAATTGTTTTAATAGCTTGGTTGGTAGTTGGATATATCCAGTCAAAAAGAAATGCTGAAGCGGAAAAATTTAATGCTAGTCACTTTAATTCAAATGTTGTAATTTATAATGTTCCAGTCGGCAAACTAACTGTTAAAAAAGCTACTGCTAAAATAAATGAGAAAGCTAAAAATAGTGCGGTTTTAAAAGGTGACGAAGTCATTTTAAAGAAGAATAGCGATAAAGTAATTACGAACAAAAAAGTTCAATCTTACTTTGAAGAACAACATACTCGCTACCCTAGCCGTAAAAAATGGAATTTTCAGAATACTGAGCTCTTAAAAGCAAAAGAAAAGTTAAATCAGATTAAAGATCGACAAGTAAAATATACGGTTAATGGTAAGTCTTTTGTATTTAAGCGGTCGGAAATTTTTCCAACGGTAACTTATGAAAATGATAAGTATGTTTTTTCAGATACAAAGATCTTAGCGAATAAGATTAGCAGTATTAATAAAGAAGTATCTACACTTCATAAATCTTATGACTTCCAATTGCCAAATGGTCAAGTTACAAAAGTAAAAAATGAAAGTTATGGTTGGGCTATTAATGAGAAAAAGCTTGTTGCTGCTGTTGAAAATGCTTTAGTCAATAATACGCAAGAGCTAAATGGTAAAAACTATATCTACGGTGAAGGTTTCAGTACGTATGGAACTGGATATGGCTTAAGTAATAATGGAATTGGAAATAGTTACATTGTTGTTTCTTTAACTGATCAAAAGCTGTGGATATATAAGAATGGTAAGTGCGTGGTTACTTTAAACACGATCGTTACTGGTACAGTTGAAACTAAAATTGCTCATAAAAACTTAGAAACACCTACTGGAGTTTGGTATATCCAATATAAAGAATCTCCAAGTGTCTTAAAGGGAACAAATGATGATGGTTCTAAATACTCAGTTGATGTTAAGTACTGGATGCCATTTACTTTAACTGGTTGTGGCTTTCATGATAATAGCTGGCGAAAAAACTGGTCTAAGACTGCTTACCTAAATGACGGATCTTATGGTTGTGTAAACTTAAAACCTAATGACGCGCCAAAAGTGTGGAATAATATAGAAAAGAATGAAGCAGTAATCATTTATAAATAA
- a CDS encoding guanylate kinase — protein MQRIIIIAGPSGVGKTTISKYLTEKYNIPRVVTHTTRPIRKGEIPGKSYYFENDESFKKLHFFEHVKYGEYQYGSSKEALEKAWEKNDLVSLIVETDGVKSYLEKLGKQVYFIYLTVSDFSVLKKRLLARGDQASEIDKRLNSYEFKRDLHLSDELAKEAHVLNNDNWEETAKKIDEIIAKLDNE, from the coding sequence TTGCAAAGAATTATCATAATTGCTGGACCAAGTGGGGTAGGAAAGACCACAATTTCAAAATACTTAACAGAAAAATATAATATTCCTCGTGTAGTAACGCATACTACAAGACCAATCCGAAAAGGTGAAATCCCAGGAAAATCATATTATTTTGAAAATGACGAGAGCTTTAAAAAACTTCATTTCTTTGAACATGTAAAATATGGAGAATATCAATATGGTTCAAGTAAAGAAGCGTTAGAAAAAGCTTGGGAAAAGAATGATTTAGTTTCTTTAATAGTAGAAACAGATGGGGTTAAATCATATTTAGAAAAATTAGGAAAGCAGGTATATTTTATTTATTTGACCGTTTCTGATTTTTCTGTTTTGAAAAAAAGACTACTAGCACGCGGCGATCAAGCGAGTGAAATTGATAAACGATTAAACAGCTATGAATTTAAACGCGACTTACATTTATCAGACGAATTAGCAAAAGAAGCGCATGTATTAAATAATGATAACTGGGAAGAAACAGCTAAAAAAATAGATGAAATCATAGCAAAACTTGATAATGAGTAG
- a CDS encoding APC family permease, whose amino-acid sequence MDTFDEAQKRKKLTWPVIALMDFVTVIGFDDITYNFQNQGLAVVSDWILLLILFVVPYELIVGQLGATFSDDGGGLSSWLRHTSGDKMGYITAWCYWVVSLPYLVDVANSTVVSFAWLFKGHALSDKEMSNWAFALFTAIIFVIFIFFQHRFANSLQWLSIIGGGAMFIMTILFVIMTIVYLGEGRTIATQPFHFKNFLPTFDMKFLMSLGLLIFAMNGAEFVAPYVTEMKDGPRNFPKAMYMLAIMTGFLTIFGSFALGVFFNAHHLPDDLKMNGSYYAFQAMGEKFGMGKFFLYTFIITQALYMLAQLAVLVDGGARIFLSDTAKKYLPKQLTKTDKNGLPINGYWLTTGICSVLLFLSATLPSVNDIFNQLLNLNGIVSPYVTGLLFWAFIKIRLHPEKFPSQYVFIKNKTFAVIVGWWCLIITVTGATFGIVPIDAKAGSATWWHMLILNIVEPLLMIGLGIVLPLIAKWQRSKEN is encoded by the coding sequence ATGGATACTTTTGATGAAGCTCAAAAACGTAAAAAACTAACCTGGCCGGTAATTGCACTGATGGACTTTGTTACAGTTATTGGTTTTGATGATATTACTTACAACTTTCAAAACCAAGGGTTAGCTGTTGTTAGTGACTGGATTTTATTATTAATTTTATTTGTTGTTCCTTATGAACTAATCGTTGGACAATTAGGTGCAACATTTTCTGATGATGGCGGTGGTTTATCATCTTGGCTAAGACATACCTCTGGAGACAAAATGGGATATATTACTGCCTGGTGCTACTGGGTAGTCTCTCTGCCTTACTTAGTTGATGTAGCAAATTCTACCGTTGTTTCCTTTGCATGGCTTTTTAAAGGACACGCATTAAGTGACAAGGAAATGAGTAATTGGGCTTTTGCCTTATTTACTGCAATTATCTTTGTCATTTTTATATTTTTCCAACACCGATTTGCTAATTCATTGCAATGGTTATCCATTATCGGTGGCGGAGCAATGTTTATCATGACTATTCTTTTCGTAATCATGACTATTGTCTACCTCGGCGAAGGACGCACGATTGCTACGCAGCCATTCCATTTTAAGAATTTCTTGCCAACTTTTGATATGAAATTCTTAATGTCATTAGGCTTATTAATTTTCGCCATGAATGGAGCTGAATTCGTTGCGCCATACGTTACTGAAATGAAAGATGGACCTAGAAACTTTCCTAAAGCAATGTACATGCTTGCAATCATGACTGGATTTCTAACAATCTTTGGCTCTTTTGCTCTCGGTGTCTTCTTTAATGCACACCACTTACCAGATGATTTAAAGATGAATGGTTCTTACTATGCCTTTCAAGCAATGGGTGAAAAATTCGGAATGGGTAAATTCTTCCTATATACCTTTATTATTACCCAAGCTCTCTATATGCTTGCACAACTAGCTGTTTTAGTAGATGGCGGTGCAAGAATTTTCTTATCAGATACTGCTAAAAAGTATCTACCTAAGCAATTAACCAAGACTGATAAAAATGGGCTACCAATTAACGGTTACTGGTTAACAACTGGAATTTGCTCCGTTTTACTATTTTTAAGTGCTACTCTTCCGTCAGTTAATGACATCTTCAATCAATTACTTAATTTAAACGGAATTGTATCACCATATGTTACCGGACTACTCTTCTGGGCCTTTATTAAGATCAGACTTCACCCAGAAAAATTCCCATCACAATATGTATTTATCAAAAACAAGACTTTTGCTGTTATTGTTGGTTGGTGGTGTTTGATTATTACAGTTACTGGCGCAACTTTTGGTATCGTTCCAATTGATGCTAAGGCTGGCTCAGCTACTTGGTGGCATATGCTAATCCTAAACATTGTCGAACCTCTTTTAATGATTGGACTAGGGATTGTTTTACCATTAATTGCTAAGTGGCAAAGGTCAAAAGAAAATTAA
- the hflX gene encoding GTPase HflX — protein sequence MIDNQPKKTKAFIAGVNLNDPNFDYYMTELRELALANNLDVVGQGSQKAENIVAGTYFGVGKLNQIKNMARELHAKVLVINDELSPTQIRNIEGMTKLKVLDRTELILEIFSNRARSRQAKLQVQLARLQYELPRLHPSENNLDQQRGSGGASGGFANRGSGETKLELNRRTIGKQISAIKKELKDISKQEEIKSARRNNSRLPQVALVGYTNAGKSTTMNELLNVFSDEANKKQVFAKNMLFATLDTSVRRIDLKDDLSFILSDTVGFISKLPHNLVESFKATLQEAKDADLLINVVDASDHNMVQMIKTTQKVLNELNITDVPMITAYNKADLTERNYPQIEGNDILYSAKDPESIKQLANLIVKKVFDNYEKINLVLPLSDGKNLAYLHEYGQILSEDFKDDGVHVTVRLSPKDLEKFKVNAV from the coding sequence TTGATCGACAATCAACCAAAAAAGACTAAAGCCTTTATCGCTGGCGTAAATTTAAACGATCCCAATTTTGACTACTATATGACAGAACTAAGAGAATTAGCTCTCGCAAACAACTTAGATGTTGTCGGCCAGGGAAGTCAAAAGGCTGAAAATATTGTCGCAGGTACATACTTTGGTGTGGGGAAGCTTAACCAGATTAAAAATATGGCCCGTGAATTACATGCTAAAGTCTTAGTTATCAATGATGAATTGTCTCCTACTCAAATCAGAAATATTGAGGGCATGACAAAGCTTAAAGTTTTAGACAGAACAGAGTTAATCTTAGAAATTTTCTCTAATCGAGCACGGAGTCGACAAGCCAAATTACAAGTTCAACTTGCAAGATTACAGTATGAATTACCTCGGCTTCATCCTTCTGAAAATAATCTAGACCAGCAACGTGGTTCTGGTGGAGCAAGTGGCGGTTTCGCCAACCGTGGTTCTGGGGAAACTAAACTTGAATTAAATAGACGTACTATTGGTAAACAAATTAGCGCAATTAAGAAAGAGCTAAAAGACATCAGTAAACAAGAAGAAATCAAATCTGCTAGAAGAAACAATTCTCGTCTGCCTCAAGTGGCTTTGGTTGGCTACACTAATGCAGGAAAATCAACAACGATGAATGAATTGCTAAATGTTTTTAGTGACGAAGCCAATAAAAAGCAGGTTTTCGCAAAAAACATGCTTTTTGCGACTTTAGATACTAGCGTTAGACGAATTGATTTGAAGGATGATTTAAGTTTCATTCTCTCAGATACCGTTGGTTTTATTTCTAAGCTCCCTCATAATCTGGTTGAGTCATTTAAAGCTACATTGCAGGAAGCAAAAGACGCCGACTTGCTCATTAATGTAGTAGACGCATCGGATCATAATATGGTTCAAATGATTAAAACCACGCAAAAAGTTCTAAATGAGTTAAACATCACTGATGTTCCAATGATTACCGCTTATAACAAGGCTGATTTAACAGAACGTAATTATCCTCAAATTGAAGGAAATGATATCTTATATTCCGCTAAAGATCCCGAATCAATTAAGCAGTTAGCTAATTTAATTGTCAAAAAAGTATTTGATAATTACGAAAAAATAAACTTAGTATTGCCACTTTCAGATGGCAAGAACTTAGCTTACTTACATGAATATGGTCAAATTTTAAGTGAAGACTTTAAAGACGACGGCGTTCACGTTACTGTAAGGCTATCTCCAAAAGATCTAGAAAAATTTAAAGTAAATGCTGTATAG
- a CDS encoding DUF2187 domain-containing protein, protein MKKADVKIGQILAATSEEELKHPFQGKVEKIYENSALLAITSYDPEDESSVNELNNKMVINFKNLKKVKSPARGKTAATNDVKISKVQPDKTKKSK, encoded by the coding sequence ATGAAAAAAGCTGACGTAAAGATTGGACAAATTTTAGCTGCTACTTCTGAAGAGGAACTTAAGCATCCTTTTCAAGGAAAAGTAGAAAAAATTTACGAAAATTCTGCTTTGCTAGCTATTACTTCATACGATCCAGAAGATGAATCTTCAGTTAATGAATTAAACAATAAAATGGTTATTAACTTTAAGAACTTAAAGAAAGTTAAATCACCTGCACGTGGAAAAACAGCTGCAACTAATGATGTAAAAATTTCTAAAGTTCAACCAGATAAAACTAAAAAATCAAAATAA
- a CDS encoding ABC transporter ATP-binding protein, which produces MGEVVQVQDITKTYGKKGEKQYQALKGISFDVARGEFVGIMGASGSGKTTLLNILSTLDQPTTGNVYINGRDITGLNKNQMADFRGQEIGFIFQDFNLLENLTNRENIALPLSLQNVKTSAINPKVDKIAKRLGIDHILNKYPAEISGGQKQRVAAARALVHEPAILYGDEPTGALDSKSATELLETMKGLNEKDKVSILMVTHDPYSASYASRILFIKDGKIGKEIKKDGKSREEFYQEIIAELGRR; this is translated from the coding sequence ATGGGTGAAGTAGTTCAAGTTCAAGACATTACCAAGACTTATGGTAAGAAAGGTGAGAAACAATACCAAGCTTTAAAAGGCATCAGCTTTGATGTGGCACGTGGCGAATTCGTTGGGATCATGGGGGCTTCTGGCTCAGGTAAAACAACTTTATTGAATATCCTTTCAACTTTAGATCAACCAACTACAGGAAATGTTTATATCAATGGTCGCGATATTACTGGTTTAAATAAGAACCAAATGGCCGATTTTCGTGGACAAGAGATTGGTTTTATTTTCCAAGATTTTAACTTATTAGAGAACTTAACTAATCGTGAAAATATTGCACTTCCTTTATCACTTCAAAATGTGAAGACAAGTGCAATTAATCCTAAAGTTGATAAAATTGCTAAGCGATTAGGGATTGATCATATCTTAAATAAATATCCAGCAGAAATATCTGGTGGTCAAAAACAACGTGTTGCAGCAGCGCGGGCGTTAGTTCATGAACCAGCTATTCTTTATGGGGATGAACCAACTGGAGCACTTGATTCAAAGAGTGCTACAGAACTTCTTGAAACCATGAAGGGGTTGAACGAAAAAGATAAAGTATCAATCCTGATGGTAACTCACGATCCATATTCAGCTTCATATGCTAGCCGTATTCTTTTTATCAAGGATGGTAAGATTGGTAAAGAAATTAAAAAGGATGGCAAGAGCCGCGAAGAATTCTATCAAGAAATTATTGCGGAATTAGGTAGACGTTAA
- a CDS encoding IS3 family transposase, with translation MSKLTKKDKLNIYKEWTIENKRSTYLSKKYGIGSVSIKYLVSLIHRHGMDILDKPHTYYSAQFKLEAINRVLVNHEAAYSVSLELGLKSQGMLINWIRSYKENGYNVVIKRKGRRTREQRAREIEERKRRIASPEFKAYCRECIYKKIGCLGSKEKKPTKTEIAQAVRELRLELGLGVKTILSILNDPNNALPSLSRSNYYNILKREDQDEIKHHSLIKRIKEIFFELKDRYTAPGYRTITDHLHSEGFIINRKTVYRLMRKLNLIGYRMKRRRRYNSFEGEIEGRIKPNLIKRNFFAIRPNMKWYTDITEFNLRGQKLYLSPIIDGCGRDIVAYNISRRPNLQQVLTMLDDAFKVNDSLNGLVFHSDRGWQYQHKTYQYELARRGIEQSMSRKGCSPDDGLMEGFFGILKREMFYGKESNYANLNELEQAIKDYIHFYNYERTKSKLKGLTPIQYRNQSLVA, from the coding sequence ATGTCTAAATTAACTAAAAAAGATAAATTGAATATTTATAAAGAATGGACTATTGAAAATAAAAGATCGACATATTTAAGTAAAAAGTATGGAATAGGCTCAGTTAGTATTAAGTACTTAGTTTCACTCATTCATAGGCATGGAATGGATATATTAGATAAGCCCCATACTTATTATTCAGCCCAATTTAAGCTAGAAGCTATCAATCGGGTTTTAGTCAATCATGAAGCTGCTTACTCTGTATCTTTAGAATTGGGCTTGAAAAGTCAAGGGATGCTTATTAACTGGATTCGCTCTTATAAAGAAAACGGGTATAATGTCGTTATCAAGAGGAAAGGACGACGAACCCGTGAACAAAGAGCTAGAGAAATTGAAGAAAGAAAACGAAGAATTGCGTCACCAGAATTTAAAGCTTACTGTCGAGAATGCATTTATAAAAAAATTGGATGCCTTGGTTCAAAAGAGAAAAAACCAACCAAAACAGAAATAGCACAAGCTGTTAGAGAATTAAGGCTAGAACTTGGGTTGGGTGTTAAAACTATCTTGTCGATTTTAAATGATCCGAATAATGCTTTACCTAGCTTATCCAGAAGCAATTATTACAATATTTTAAAGCGCGAAGATCAAGATGAGATAAAGCACCACAGTCTAATTAAACGAATTAAAGAAATATTCTTTGAACTTAAAGATAGATACACTGCTCCAGGTTATCGAACAATAACTGATCACTTACATAGTGAAGGCTTTATAATCAATCGAAAAACAGTCTATCGTTTAATGCGTAAACTTAATTTGATTGGATATCGTATGAAACGTAGAAGACGCTACAACAGCTTTGAGGGTGAAATTGAAGGAAGAATTAAACCTAACTTAATTAAACGCAACTTCTTTGCTATTAGACCAAATATGAAGTGGTACACGGATATTACTGAATTCAACTTAAGAGGACAAAAGCTTTATCTATCGCCTATTATCGATGGCTGTGGGAGAGATATTGTCGCTTATAATATCTCTCGTCGTCCCAACTTGCAGCAGGTACTGACTATGCTTGATGATGCATTTAAAGTTAATGATTCATTGAATGGATTAGTATTTCATTCAGATCGTGGCTGGCAATATCAACATAAGACTTATCAATATGAACTTGCAAGACGTGGCATTGAACAAAGTATGTCTAGGAAAGGCTGTTCTCCAGACGATGGGCTTATGGAAGGCTTCTTTGGCATACTTAAAAGAGAGATGTTTTATGGCAAAGAATCAAACTATGCCAATCTGAATGAATTAGAACAAGCGATTAAAGATTATATTCACTTTTATAATTACGAAAGAACAAAGAGTAAACTAAAAGGACTGACTCCGATTCAATATCGGAATCAATCCTTAGTTGCATAA
- a CDS encoding O-antigen ligase family protein: MKKRLQTFLFWFILIQPFLDIYWLSRPPLLKFSLPSILRVLGVFIAIILFFSIKSNWQRLKKQWWIITYIAILILYSLCHLFSVKNFTGVDPTSFGYSTKVEIFYLIRACLPLIVIYITPYSDFKTKYFFRVIQAISGLYSLTIVISNLLVFSLTSYHTTGAKQISANIFSWFTQTNYPFNALASKGIFFQANTLSAILFMIMPIMLYILYKEFNLLNIVLVSAQALAMLMLGTKVGNFGLIISLVIFLIIFLFHSLILKNTKFSAKFLITLICILAASSAIFPYSPTLRRSSLENGVAQKRSNLGDKNRLDQELDSGLKRYKGQKQEEYLKNFIKKNYWVYSLKNDLVLDHYSYKNDPYYWLDVMKRPATERLNYRHLEQDILSRVMNNDKNKLNKLFGISFSRENNIAPLERDFLAQYYSMGLLGTILLAVIYIFVLGYGIFYWLVNKNSKTLLISSLLLSGGFILFAAFYAGNVLEYLSATLVMAFILGFLLQNIRYSRTAKKLMK; this comes from the coding sequence ATGAAAAAAAGGCTACAAACATTCTTATTTTGGTTTATCTTAATCCAACCATTTCTAGATATTTATTGGTTATCCAGACCACCACTTCTAAAATTCTCACTTCCATCGATTTTGAGAGTTTTAGGAGTTTTTATTGCTATTATTTTATTCTTTAGCATCAAAAGTAATTGGCAAAGGTTAAAAAAACAATGGTGGATTATTACTTATATTGCAATTTTAATCCTCTATTCGCTTTGCCATTTATTCTCTGTTAAAAACTTTACTGGTGTAGATCCAACAAGCTTTGGCTATTCGACAAAAGTTGAGATCTTTTACTTAATTCGAGCTTGTTTACCCTTGATAGTTATCTATATCACTCCATACAGTGATTTTAAAACTAAATACTTTTTCAGAGTAATTCAAGCAATTTCGGGTTTATATTCCTTAACGATTGTCATCTCAAATCTCTTGGTTTTTTCGCTAACTTCATACCATACTACAGGAGCTAAGCAAATCAGTGCCAATATTTTTTCTTGGTTTACTCAAACAAATTATCCTTTTAACGCTTTAGCATCTAAGGGAATATTTTTTCAAGCTAACACTCTATCAGCTATTTTATTTATGATTATGCCGATTATGCTCTATATTCTTTATAAAGAGTTTAACCTCTTAAATATAGTGCTAGTGAGTGCACAAGCCTTAGCAATGTTAATGCTAGGAACAAAGGTGGGAAATTTTGGCTTAATTATTAGCTTAGTTATTTTCTTAATCATCTTCTTATTCCATAGCTTAATTTTGAAAAATACCAAGTTTTCAGCCAAATTTCTAATTACATTGATCTGCATCTTAGCTGCTTCTAGTGCTATTTTTCCTTATAGTCCAACGCTTAGAAGATCTTCGCTTGAAAATGGCGTAGCTCAAAAAAGAAGTAATCTTGGTGACAAAAATAGACTCGATCAAGAACTTGACTCTGGATTAAAAAGATATAAGGGGCAAAAACAAGAAGAATATCTAAAGAATTTTATTAAGAAAAATTATTGGGTCTATTCTTTAAAAAATGACTTAGTTTTAGATCATTATTCCTACAAAAATGATCCCTATTATTGGCTTGACGTCATGAAAAGGCCGGCTACTGAGCGATTAAACTATCGACATCTTGAACAAGATATTCTTAGTCGCGTCATGAACAATGATAAAAATAAACTCAATAAACTTTTTGGTATTTCCTTTAGCCGTGAAAATAATATTGCTCCGCTAGAGCGTGACTTTTTAGCGCAGTATTATTCAATGGGATTGCTGGGAACAATCTTATTAGCAGTAATCTACATATTTGTTCTTGGCTATGGAATTTTTTACTGGTTAGTCAATAAAAATTCGAAAACTTTATTGATCTCTTCCCTGCTCTTATCGGGCGGCTTCATTTTATTTGCTGCCTTTTATGCAGGTAATGTTCTTGAATACTTATCAGCAACCTTAGTGATGGCATTTATCTTAGGATTTTTATTACAAAATATCCGTTATAGCAGAACAGCTAAAAAGCTAATGAAGTAA